One Hevea brasiliensis isolate MT/VB/25A 57/8 chromosome 6, ASM3005281v1, whole genome shotgun sequence genomic window, atattatatttttattatttattttattaatacttaaaaaaatatataaatatctggtttctttttttttttttgtcagatATAAAACCATATAATTTCTCGGCAAGTAGCAAGTCGGTTTCGGTTCAAACCTGACATAAATAGATAGATATGTGGCCCAGACACTTTTTCCCATCATTTCTTCCCTCGCAAGTTTCACCCGAAGTTTGAATAGCCGCCAGTCCTATGCTACTTCCCTATAAATGGCTCCTTTCTTTCCACTTGTTTTTACAGAGCAACCCATCTCATATTTGTGTGTGCGTGCTTTCAGCTCGTGAACTCAAAATTTGGGATTCTTGGATTCTAATTCTGAAATCAAGAAAGTATTTAAGTTGAGAATTTCTGTGTGGTAGCTGGTGGGGTttcagtcttttttttttttttttggttttgaagTTCTATACCTCTTTCAATGGAGGGTGATTACTACAGAGCAAGTAATAGTTTACGAAGTGGGAGCTCTTCGTTATGGAGAAACAATGGGTTGGATGTTTTTTCAAGATCTTCACGAGAAGAAGACGATGAGGAGGCTCTAAAATGGGCTGCACTTGAGAAGTTACCTACCTATGATCGTTTGAGGAAAGGTATATTGGTTAGTGTATCCAAAGGTGGAGCTAATGAGATCGATGTAGACAATCTTGGATTTCAAGAAAGGAAAACTTTGCTAGAGAGGTTGGTCAAAGTTGCTGAAGAGGATAATGAGAAGTTCTTGATGAAGCTTAAGAACCGTATTGACAGGTAAAGTTTTCTCCATCTTCTCTGTTCTGTGTTTGAGAAAAATGTTagaatggatggaagatatgtcGCAGAAAGTTGGTTTTCAATACACGAACTGTGAGATGGCATGTTGAAACGGCTTGAAAGACAGATAATATAAGAAACTGATAAGATTGACGGTCAGAGGAGCTCTGTTTTGTTTGTTGAAGTATTCATTATCATGTAATTATTTTTCTCCTTTCTTGGCATTTTAGGGTTGGCATTGAAATTCCAACAATTGAAGTCCGCTATGAGCATCTAAATGTTGAAGCAGAAGCTTTAGTGGGAAGTAATGCTTTGCCATCATTCCTTAACTTCACTGTTAGCATTGCAGAGGTAAGTAGAAGCCAACGTAACTTTGTCTTTGGTTTTGTTATTTTGTTCTTATAAGCTAATTTATACCTTCGACTTTGAAGGTTTTATTGAGTTATCTTCATATCTTTCCAAATAGAAAGAGACCATTGACCATCCTTAAGGATGTTAGTGGAGTCATCAAGCCATCTAGGTGAGACGAACATAATCTGAACATCTAATTGCTTAAGCTGTCCTAATTTGAATTGAATATTTCATGCCCATTCCTAACATTTCGGTATGTATGCTGCAGAATGACTTTGCTTTTGGGTCCTCCAAGCTCTGGGAAGACCACTCTGTTGTTGGCACTGGCTGGGAAGCTTGATCGTAATCTAAAGGTAGTGATACATATTCTGGCAGCTTTAAATCTTTCATGAGAATTTAACTTTTAATGTTTCCTTTTTCCCTCTTTGGCATTCATAttaagtttgagatgatgaatttatCTTGCAGGTTTCTGGTAATGTGACTTACAACGGTCTTACATTGAATGAGTTCATACCTCAGAGAACCGCGGCCTATATCAGCCAACATGATCTCCATATAGGAGAAATGACAGTAAGGGAAACTTTGGCATTTTCAGCCAGATGCCAAGGAGTTGGAACCCAGCATGGTTAGATCACAGCACTAAATCTTCTTTTCTATTCTTTCTGTAATGCTGTTTTCATGATGTATTCAAGTGACCCATATATACTATTATAAACATGAGGATTTGAAATTTTGGTGATTTGCAGAAATGTTAGCAGAGTTGTCGAGAAGAGAAAAAGCAGCAAATATTAAGCCTGATCCCGATCTTGATGTCTACATGAAGGTAAGGGAAGTTGCTAATAGTGAAAAATATTCAGTTGATAAAAAAACCAATTGCTTGAATATCACAATCATTTTCTACGTTCTTTATGTTCAACTCCTGCCATCTCAATGAAATTTTTATCAATTCTTTGTAAGCATTTGCTTGAAGTGGTTCTTTTGTTTTGGGTCATTTAGAAGAGCTTCTTTAATAGAATATGTTGCACAATTAATTTCCATTTTCTTCCATCTTTGATATCATAGGCAGCAGCAACAGAAGGCCAGGAAACTAGTGTGGTCACAGATTATGTTTTAAAGGTAGCTATCACCTTGGATTATTCTAATATCATAAAAGATCCTTCAAAAACCATTCATATGATATCCTATAAATTGTTTAATGTCTTTCTCTCTCAAAACTTTTCAGATATTAGGATTGGATATCTGCGCAGATACTTTAGTGGGGAATGAAATGATTAGGGGTATTTCTGGAGGACAAAGGAAGCGTGTTACAACAGGTGAATAATATAATTTCAATTAGCCTATTTTTGGCATCAAAGAACtattcataattagcattttcaatCTTGTACATGAAAACTTACAATGATCCAATTGTAGGTGAAATGCTAGTTGGACCGGCAAAGGCATTGTTTATGGATGAGATTTCTACTGGCTTGGACAGCTCAACAACTTTCTCAATCGTGAACTCACTAAGGCAATCCATTCACATTCTAAATGGAACTGCCGTCATCTCCCTCCTTCAGCCAGCACCGGAGACTTATAACCTCTTCGATGATATTATTTTGCTCTCAGATGGCCAGATTGTGTATCAGGGTCCTCGTGAGCATGTGCTTGAGTTTTTTGAATATATGGGCTTCAAGTGTCCTGAGAGAAAAGGCGTTGCTGATTTCTTGCAAGAGGtaattaattatggttttacagTTAGATCTTCTATAAGTAGAATCTAACATGTGAAGTTGCATAACCTGTTTAAATAATGAATTCATTAAAGGTGACATCGAAAAAAGATCAGCAGCAGTATTGGGCACGTAAGGATCAGCCTTACAGGTTTATCACAGTGAATGAATTTGCGGAGGCATTTCAATCATATGAAGTGGGAAGAAAAATTGTAGAAGATCTTTCAACTCCATTTGATAGGACCAAGAACCACCCAGCTGCTTTGGCAATTAAACACTACGGTGTTGGAAAGATGGAGTTGCTTAAAGCAAACTTCTCAAGAGAATACTTGCTGATGAAAAGGAACTCTTTTGTGTACATCTTCAAGCTCTTCCAAGTAATTATAAATGAAACATAGATTATAACTATTTTCAGTTTCCAAACCTTGCATATGGTCtaatgatttctcacttttttctcTGTTACCAGCTTATAATGATGGCAACCATTTCTATGACGCTCTTCCTTAGGACTGAGATGAAACGGGATGATTTTGGTGACGCAGGAGTTTATTTGGGTGCTTTGTTCTTCGCCTTGATCATGATCATGTTTAATGGTATGTCAGAGCTGCCCATGACCATTGCTAACCTTCCTGTATTCTACAAGCAAAGGGACCTCAAATTCTTTCCCGCATGGTCATATTCTATCCCCTCATGGATCCTTAAAATTCCTGTCACATTTTTGGAAGTTGGTGTTTGGGTGTTCCTCACTTATTATGTCATTGGATTTGATCCTAATGCTGGAAGGTAGGAGAAGAAAAATAACTTGTTATATTGTATTATTTGCTCTACTGCATTTCAGTTGATATGATAATGTCATGTGTTTTCTGCAGGCTATTTAAGCAGTACATACTGCTCTTGCTTGTGAACCAGATGGCCTCTGCTCTTTTCCGATTAATTGCTTCAGTTGGAAGGAACATGATTGTTGCTAACACATTTGGTTCATTTGCACTTCTTACACTTTTGGCATTGGGTGGCTTTGTCCTGTCACGAGGTATAATTTTTATACAACTGTGCTTTAGAGATTATATCTTTCTTACATCAAACCTCAAATACTTCAACCATTTTTTTTTCATGCAACAGAGGACATAAAGAAATGGTGGATCTGGGCTTACTGGGTATCACCACTGATGTATGGGCAGAATGCAATTGTTGCTAATGAGTTTTTGGGGCACAGTTGGAGTCATGTAATTTCCTTGAGTTTTCCATGCCAATTTTTTTGCGTTTTCATCTCCATAGCAACTGATAACTGTACTTATCTTTCAAATTACAGATTCCGGCAAACTCAAACTCATCAGATTCCCTAGGAGTTCAATTTATGAAAAGTCGTGGGTTCTTCCCAAATGCATATTGGTATTGGTTAGGAGTAGGGGCATTAGCCGGATATATATTGCTCTTCAATTTAGCTTACGCTGTGGCCCTCACTTTCTTAGACCGTGAGTATTCGAGTATCCTAACTATCTCAATCTCAAGATTTCTTAAAATGGgagatttttttaatattttccaaTTAATGAATGACAGCATTTGAGAAGCCTCAGGCTGTTATTTCTGATGAGCCTGAAGAAAGTACAAGGACTGGAGGAGCCATTCAGTTATCACAACTTGAAAGCAGTCATAGAACCAATACAGGTAATAGACTTACTGATAATTGATTCAGCTCATCATTCCTTATCCTGCCATTAGTTACCAATctaacaagtttaatttacaagcAGAGAGTGGGACAAGTGGAATTGATGAGTCAAACCATAACAAGAAAAAAGGAATGGTTCTTCCTTTCGAACCTTATTCGATCACTTTTGATAATGTTATATACTCTGTCGACATGCCCCAGGTATCAAAAGTTAGGAAAATAGAACAATATGTTCTTTCATTGAAATGTCATAAAGAATAGAATTGACCATGACAAATTGAACTTTGCAGGAAATGAAAAATCAGGGAGTCGTTGAGGATAAGTTGGTGCTTTTGAAGGGTGTGAGCGGTGCTTTCAGGCCAGGTGTTCTCACAGCCTTAATGGGTGTTAGTGGTGCTGGTAAAACCACTCTGATGGATGTGCTGGCCGGCAGGAAAACTGGTGGATATATTGAGGGGGACATCAGAATTTCTGGTTATCCAAAGAAGCAAGAAACCTTTGCTAGAATTTCAGGATACTGTGAGCAAAATGACATACACTCTCCACATGTTACTGTCTATGAATCATTAGTCTACTCTGCTTGGCTTCGTCTACCCCAAGAAGTCGACTCTGAAACTAGAAAGGTACGAAGCCATGTTCAATATATACAGTACAAGTTCATTCTTTTTGAATTTTATCAAACTATATACTTGTTCCTTTTAGCTTATTAAGTATCTAAGGCAAGTTCAATCAACTTAATTTGCCTTAACTAGTTCAAAAGGCAGTTTTACCTTATAGCCAATCCTATTTGTTAAGTTTAAAATAACCCCTTCAGTCTAGCTGAGAATGCTTGTGAAGTTGATCTTAGTTAATGATTGTATCAGAAAACTTGAGTTCATTTCATTTATCATCAAATGGAGGGATTTCCAATTTAGCCACATACAATTATTATCATATTGAAAAATTCTGATGCAGATGTTTGTTGAAGAAGTCATGGAGCTtgtggaactcaatccattgagGCAAGCACTTGTTGGGTTGCCTGGTGTGAATGGTTTATCCACTGAGCAGCGGAAGCGGCTAACCATTGCAGTTGAGCTAGTGGCAAACCCGTCTATAATATTCATGGATGAGCCAACTTCAGGGTTAGATGCAAGAGCTGCTGCAATTGTAATGAGAACAGTTAGGAACACTGTGGACACAGGAAGAACTGTTGTGTGCACAATCCACCAACCAAGTATTGACATTTTTGAAGCTTTTGACGAGGTAAGAAATGTTTAAAAGATAATAAGAATTAATGCTTTACTTTTAGATTTTCCGCCTGTGAACATAATGTATTCATTATGGCATTGCAGTTATTCCTGATGAAGAGAGGAGGAGAAGAGATCTATGTTGGGCCATTGGGTCGCCGTTCTTGCCATTTAATCAAATATTTTGAGGTACCTTTGTCGTTATGGACAATGAAACAGGACTGTTGATGCATGTGTTTAGAACCTTTATTCATCTTACATTTATTCTAATTCAATTACAACTCCTTTTATCTAGGGAATTAAAGGAGTCAGTAAAATTACAGATGGCTATAATCCAGCAACTTGGATGTTGGAAGTTACTAGTTCTGCTCAAGAGTTAACTTTGGGGGTTGATTTTTCAGACATTTATAGGAATTCAGATCTTTACAGGTACCATTTTTTCCTTATAAACCAAAAGTTAAACTGAGAAGTTTTTTTACCACTTATAGGACAGCGAATGTATAATAGCTCTTGTTTAAAGAGTTTAGGCTTTACTAAATTTGTTGCTGATGTGTGGCATATGATTCAGGAGAAACAAGACAATGATTCAGGAATTAAGCAAGCCTGCTCCTGGTACGAAGGACCTCTATTTCCCTACCCAATACTCGCAGCCCTTTTTAACCCAATGTATGGCTTGCTTGTGGAAGCAATCTTGGTCATACTGGAGGAATCCACCATATACTGGCGTAAGATTTTGGTTCACGACTTTTATTGCCTTGATGTTTGGGACAATTTTTTGGGACCTTGGCTCCAAAAGGTAAGTCACATGGGGGACAAACAATTTGAAAGTTTAAGTTCCAACGATTTTTTCTGTTTTGTTTCTGGCTGCTATTCTTATTCCATGTTTTGAACTGCAGGGGAAAGGAAGGAGATCTATCCAATGCAATGGGTTCAATGTACGTAGCTGTTCTTTTCCTTGGGGTGCAAAATGCATCATCTGTGCAGCCAGTTGTTGCTGTCGAAAGAACTGTCTTTTATAGAGAGAAAGCTGCCGGAATGTATTCTGCAATGCCCTATGCCTATGCACAGGTAACAACTAATAAAACATTATATACAATCAGTTCATAGAATGTTGTGTATGTTCTGTTTACCCTAATTCATTTTTTCCTGCAGGCCTTGATTGAACTTCCATATATTTTTGCTCAAGCTGGAGTCTACAGTGTTATAACATATGCAATGATTGGGTTTGAATGGACTGCTGCCAAGTTTTTCTGGTATCTATTCTTCTTGTACTTCACATTATTGTACTTCACCTTTTATGGAATGATGACTGTCGCTGTGACACCAAACCACCACATCGCATCAATAGTATCCTCAGCATTCTATGCAATATGGAATCTGTTTTCTGGATTCATTGTTCCAAGAACTGTAAGTCTCCCCTGCAACCTATAGTTCTTGCAAATGCTTCATAAACTATAATGAATCTGTAAACtaactttaattttcatttcttttcctgTTGACCTACAGAAAATGCCTGTATGGTGGAGATGGTACTACTGGGCATGTCCAGTATCATGGACTTTGTATGGATTATTTGCATCACAGTTTGCCGATATAAAGACAGAGATCGGGAATACTGGTCAAACAGTGGAGCAATACGTGAATGACTTATATGGTATTAAGCATGATTTCCTTGGAGTATCTGCAGGTGTTATTGTTGGAATCACTTTACTCTTTGCATTTATTTTCGCCATTTCCATCAAGGCCTTCAATTTCCAGAGGCGATAGAAATTTGCCTTTTACTTTGCTTTTCTTTAACATAGGCTATTATAAAGGTTTTGCTGTAATATTTATCCAAGTTGATgtatatttttctatttaattttgaAATATCATGTAATGGTTTCAACTATGAAGGCTTTAGCTACTTGCATACAATTAGAAGCTGCAAAGTTAATGCAAGTCTGTAAGTGCaagatttattaaattacattctttttaatttatataagaaTAAACCAGCTAGCCTGGTTAATTGGTTGAAAGAAACcctttcaatttaaaaaaaaaaaaaaaaatctaagctGATTAACTTGGCTGATTGACCCATTTTAAATTGAGTGgaccattttattaataaaaaaatttttttatactttaaaccttgaaaatttattttgaaatatATTACTATTTAAACTACAACATAAACTTAGtatatactttttttttatattaaagtatatttattaaaatgtgtcaaaagaaattttaaataaattaaaattatattatattaatataaaataattatcaatttttcaGGGAAATAGATTTTCATGAAAGAAACTAAAGCAAAGATAAATCCCGGAGGACTAAGTTTTTAATGGATAGAGACGTCTCTTCCATCCAAATATGTTCCTCAAGATCTAAGGAAAGAGCTAACTTGATAAGATAAAGAGTAAGCCACTGTAAACAATATCTTCTTTATGCTTACTCACAAACAGATCTGAAGGAGGGGTTGCTTCTTGTTGGTGGCAACCCCTCCCTTCCTCCCTTAGATCTTTCcttcctcttttctttttttatttttgtgtttttatttttttgtgtTTTCTTTCAATAACTCTTAGACATGTTCCCTTCTGGAAAGGATACTAGGAATTTGTTCTCAAATCCATTCTTCTTAATATACCTTGAATTCTTTTCTCCTAATTTTTATGGTTatccttgttagtagtatgccctagagcatatcattttatatgtatcttgtacatatcttattaataaaaggcaatttcatttttccgtttacataatatatttatgtgtaatagaaaatgtccattaatattttgttagaaattctattcttaagttaagaatataagtaacagtatttctagcacaaagtatcataaaccggttcacaatcgaggacacttcacaaaggacataacttatctagaaagattataatcatgtttgtttccaaggtatttatatgagatataaataagatggagtggtgagtttcatgtcacataacaaacatgataggcatttatacacgataagcaggccgaaccagtgacgcttatgaaaaacacatggagtttactcttgtcaatgcattgtcatatatcatatcagtgcataaaatctttagacctgagataacatagttatcttgtatacaggtggtttgagtttgatactgctttcatacttgtaatgtgtatgggtatatggccatgtgttgtctcctactagttatatatcgaGATAGGTATCGATCaaaatggaatccgttaccctaaataaataaggataaaaatcctatgttcatttaattgttcttgatgtttcaagttcctggccaagacagacagatttagtcagaaaagagtttctgacaatcaaatctaattaatcaagaattgaaattaaaagagaacataatgttcatagcaaatggggtttgacattaatcatgactctagctcgaattgggattttgtaacgaagagattctagtgtatggtaacatatgattaaatgttcatttaaagtattccttattactgattgggtggccatggcatactatgctaagtgtcaaccatagtttatgagatgcctgaaatgatttagagaaatcatttacggtatgAAAGAGttataatgatattaaaagttaatatcatttctcattgccaataagtaatgagcctagtaagtcacacatctacacaagctaatcaccatttaaaatataatttaattgattaattaaagagtttaattaattaattaaagatgtttggtttgcaataagattgcaaagtccctagcatgacttgaaaccaaatctaggttattggatgtatagtgtaaattaaatttgtatttaatttgattaaatatgaatttaattatgagaaattaaataatagagattaat contains:
- the LOC110660545 gene encoding pleiotropic drug resistance protein 1 is translated as MEGDYYRASNSLRSGSSSLWRNNGLDVFSRSSREEDDEEALKWAALEKLPTYDRLRKGILVSVSKGGANEIDVDNLGFQERKTLLERLVKVAEEDNEKFLMKLKNRIDRVGIEIPTIEVRYEHLNVEAEALVGSNALPSFLNFTVSIAEVLLSYLHIFPNRKRPLTILKDVSGVIKPSRMTLLLGPPSSGKTTLLLALAGKLDRNLKVSGNVTYNGLTLNEFIPQRTAAYISQHDLHIGEMTVRETLAFSARCQGVGTQHEMLAELSRREKAANIKPDPDLDVYMKAAATEGQETSVVTDYVLKILGLDICADTLVGNEMIRGISGGQRKRVTTGEMLVGPAKALFMDEISTGLDSSTTFSIVNSLRQSIHILNGTAVISLLQPAPETYNLFDDIILLSDGQIVYQGPREHVLEFFEYMGFKCPERKGVADFLQEVTSKKDQQQYWARKDQPYRFITVNEFAEAFQSYEVGRKIVEDLSTPFDRTKNHPAALAIKHYGVGKMELLKANFSREYLLMKRNSFVYIFKLFQLIMMATISMTLFLRTEMKRDDFGDAGVYLGALFFALIMIMFNGMSELPMTIANLPVFYKQRDLKFFPAWSYSIPSWILKIPVTFLEVGVWVFLTYYVIGFDPNAGRLFKQYILLLLVNQMASALFRLIASVGRNMIVANTFGSFALLTLLALGGFVLSREDIKKWWIWAYWVSPLMYGQNAIVANEFLGHSWSHIPANSNSSDSLGVQFMKSRGFFPNAYWYWLGVGALAGYILLFNLAYAVALTFLDPFEKPQAVISDEPEESTRTGGAIQLSQLESSHRTNTESGTSGIDESNHNKKKGMVLPFEPYSITFDNVIYSVDMPQEMKNQGVVEDKLVLLKGVSGAFRPGVLTALMGVSGAGKTTLMDVLAGRKTGGYIEGDIRISGYPKKQETFARISGYCEQNDIHSPHVTVYESLVYSAWLRLPQEVDSETRKMFVEEVMELVELNPLRQALVGLPGVNGLSTEQRKRLTIAVELVANPSIIFMDEPTSGLDARAAAIVMRTVRNTVDTGRTVVCTIHQPSIDIFEAFDELFLMKRGGEEIYVGPLGRRSCHLIKYFEGIKGVSKITDGYNPATWMLEVTSSAQELTLGVDFSDIYRNSDLYRRNKTMIQELSKPAPGTKDLYFPTQYSQPFLTQCMACLWKQSWSYWRNPPYTGVRFWFTTFIALMFGTIFWDLGSKRGKEGDLSNAMGSMYVAVLFLGVQNASSVQPVVAVERTVFYREKAAGMYSAMPYAYAQALIELPYIFAQAGVYSVITYAMIGFEWTAAKFFWYLFFLYFTLLYFTFYGMMTVAVTPNHHIASIVSSAFYAIWNLFSGFIVPRTKMPVWWRWYYWACPVSWTLYGLFASQFADIKTEIGNTGQTVEQYVNDLYGIKHDFLGVSAGVIVGITLLFAFIFAISIKAFNFQRR